GGTCTATAACGCTCTTGGGCAAGAAGTAATGACACTCGTGAATGATCAGAAGAGCGCTGGTACTTATAAAGTCCAGTTCGATGCTGCAAACCTCGCTAGTGGAATGTACATCTACCGAATAGTTGCCGGAGATTTCGTACAAACCAAAAAACTAATGCTGATTAAGTAAAGTTAACTTAACTTAGTAACAACCTTTAAGGGGGCTGTCTTTTGGCAGCCCCTTTTTTAATGGCCTGAACTTCACAACTATCCTGTCTTAAATAATATTAAGACTAAGAAATAATGAATGAGTTTTACTTTTATTCCCCTATTCCCCCTATTAAGGGATCTGCTTTTCTAATAGTCACAATAATATCTCTGCAACAGTAAGATAACTTCTCTTATTTGAGGACCTTAGTTTATCTAAGGCTTGAACTTTAATTGTTAAGCTATATGTTTTCCTTTACTTGCCTTCCCGTTGAGCCTTCTTTAGTCATAGAAGTTTTAAAGAAGCATAGCACAAAAGGCTCTCATTGCTAACTAATAGATAAGCGAAATAAAAAAGCCTGTCATATTCAATGACAGGCTTTTAGCAGTTCTTTAGGTTAGTATAGATGTATAAAATCGATTTGGTAATCTGTACCCCAAAAAACCCAAACCTGATTTATACTTTGATACTTTCTTAGTATCGATATTTTTTTTCTACCAAACACTGCATACTTATGCAGTATTTAAAAGCTCTTTCCAGATGACCAATTCCAGAAAAATCAAATAAGCTTATATCGCAAAGCTTTAGCAACAGCTTCACTTTTGTTACTTACCTCTAGTTTATTGTAGATATTTCTTATGTGGTACCTTACACCATCTACCGAAAGGAACACTTCTTTAGATATCCCTTTATAAGAAGAGCCTTCAGCTAAAAGTTTTAAAATGTCCGTCTCTGCTTCTGAAAGCTCGATCCCTGACTTATCACCATGAAATGAATTAATAACCTTACGGGCAATATTTGGACTCATGGGAGAGCCTCCTTCATTCGCTACGTGTACGGCATCAATTAGCTCTTCAGGGGATACTTTCTTTGAAAGATATCCAATAGCACCGTTTTTAAGAGCTTTAAAGATTCGCTCGTCATCATCGTGAATGGTAACCATCATCACGGTAATATCAGGGTGCTTCTTTCTAATAATCTTTACTCCTTCTGTACCCAGAATACCGGGTAACTGTATATCCAAAAGGACCACATTTGCTTTCTGCAGCTGAGTATCTTCAAATGCATCTTCGCAACTTTCATAATCAGCTATCACGCATAGGTCGGGCTCGAAATCAAGAATGGTTTTCCATCCTTCCCTCATATACTTGTTGTCTTCTATGATTACAATATTGATCATCAGTAATTTTTAATGATATATAGAAAAAGCTTCTGAGAAAACAACCACCTAAATAGGTAGTATTCTCTTCATTTTTCAATTA
The window above is part of the Balneola sp. genome. Proteins encoded here:
- a CDS encoding DNA-binding response regulator → MINIVIIEDNKYMREGWKTILDFEPDLCVIADYESCEDAFEDTQLQKANVVLLDIQLPGILGTEGVKIIRKKHPDITVMMVTIHDDDERIFKALKNGAIGYLSKKVSPEELIDAVHVANEGGSPMSPNIARKVINSFHGDKSGIELSEAETDILKLLAEGSSYKGISKEVFLSVDGVRYHIRNIYNKLEVSNKSEAVAKALRYKLI